From a region of the Gossypium raimondii isolate GPD5lz chromosome 10, ASM2569854v1, whole genome shotgun sequence genome:
- the LOC105775295 gene encoding uncharacterized protein LOC105775295 has product MWREKGISLICDGWTDAQRQPLINFMVVSEGGVVFLKAVNYEKEYKDKFYVTTLIKDAISEVGAQNVVQVITENASICKDVGSLVETQHPHIFWTPCVVHTINLALKNICAAKNIEKNEVTYDVLCWINNVGDDAIFIRNFIMNHSMRLAIFNSFVPLKLLTVVDTLFASTIVMLKRFKLIKRGLQNMVIGDEWSTYREDDISKAYLVKEKILDDLWCDKVDYILTFTEPINDMLRIMDTNKPTLHLVYEMWDEMIEKVNTSIYKHERKKGDKRSTFYEVVYDILIDRWTKSSTPLHCMAHSLNPSDWLNEVPNHLPPHKDVEISEERNKCLRRYFPSTEERNMVFQEKTLHYKRENKMWDIRGDVFDSFEGVGILGVASLSLDEPDMEMVIFANEEEDMENANAMN; this is encoded by the exons ATGTggagggaaaaaggtattaGTCTTATATGTGATGGATGGACAGATGCACAAAGACAACCGTTGATTAACTTTATGGTTGTTTCtgaaggtggagttgttttcttgaaagCCGTCAATTATGAAAAGGAATACAAGGATAAGTTTTACGTGACAACTTTAATTAAAGATGCCATAAGTGAGGTTGGGGCACAAAATGTTGTTCAAGTAATAACCGAAAATGCATCAATTTGTAAAGACGTGGGATCATTAGTAGAGACACAACATCCTCATATCTTTTGGACACCTTGTGTGGTACATACTATTAATCTTGctcttaaaaatatatgtgcTGCAAAAAACATCGAAAAGAATGAGGTTACATATGATGTTTTGTGTTGGATAAATAATGTTGGTGATGATGCTATCTTTATAAGAAACTTCATAATGAATCACTCTATGAGGTTGGCaatatttaattcttttgtGCCTTTGAAACTACTTACTGTTGTGGATACTTTATTTGCTTCTACGATTGTGATGTTAAAAAGATTCAAGCTCATTAAACGGGGTCTCCAAAATATGGTAATTGGTGATGAATGGTCTACTTATAGAGAAGATGACATTTCCAAAGCCTATTTGGTGAAGGAAAAAATTTTGGATGACCTTTGGTGTGATAAGGTTGATTATATCCTTACTTTTACGGAACCTATAAATGATATGCTTCGAATTATGGACACAAATAAACCTACTCTTCACTTGGTTTATGAGATGTGGGATGAAATGATCGAAAAAGTGAATACAAGCATTTATAAGCATGAAAGGAAGAAAGGAGATAAGAGATCAACCTTTTATGAAGTCGTATATGATATTCTTATTGATCGGTGGACTAAGAGTAGTACACCACTTCATTGTATGGCTCATTCTTTAAATCCAAG TGATTGGCTTAATGAGGTTCCAAATCACCTTCCTCCACATAAAGATGTAGAAATCTCAGAGGAAAGGAATAAATGCTTAAGAAGATATTTTCCTTCTACCGAAGAAAGGAATATGGTTTTCCAAGA AAAAACTCTTCATTATAAACGAGAGAACAAGATGTGGGATATTAGAGGTGATGTATTTGACTCATTTGAAGGAGTTGGAATTCTTGGAGTTGCTAGCTTATCTCTTGATGAACCGGATATGGAGATGGTAATTTTTgccaatgaagaagaagatatgGAAAATGCTAATGCTATGAATTGA
- the LOC105777585 gene encoding UDP-glucuronate:xylan alpha-glucuronosyltransferase 1 — translation MREIMANLPGSLETRHRLSASIEAIYKRKINKNKVKDVEKPFHVPLQDRHTCCKSPLLKLALLLIVSASFLKLFYSSHLSSTDHLSATTSRSHFMNRWIWGEADSRYVSHVDTNWDDVMKVIEKLDKKNDYQGIGLLNFNTTEITNWKHLIPDANHIVLQLPNADMNITWETLYPEWIDEEQEEDVPVCPTLPKIQVPGKRLDLIAVKLPCRNEGNWSRDVARLHLQLAAANLATSAKGFYPVHVLFVSKCFPIPNMFPCKELVLRKNNVWLYKPDLNVLREKLQLPTGSCELALPIGIKEPTYSGNASREAYATILHSAHVYVCGAIAAAQSIRMSGSTRDLVILVDETISVYHRSGLEAAGWKVRTIQRIRNPKAEKDAYNEWNYSKFRLWQLTDYDKIIFIDADLLILRNIDFLFGMPEISATGNNATLFNSGVMVIEPSNCTFQLLMDHIDVFESYNGGDQGYLNEVFTWWHRIPRHMNFLKHFWIGDEEEVKQKKTRLFGAEPPILYVLHYLGIKPWLCYKDYDCNWNVDIMLEFASDVAHERWWKVHDAMPEKLHQFCMLRSKQKAQLEVDRREAEKANFSDGHWRIKVKDRRRKKCIDNVCSWRSMLKHWGESNWTDDEFYVPTPPAINTASLSGL, via the exons ATGAGAGAAATCATGGCAAATTTACCTGGTTCGCTCGAGACCCGACATCGATTATCTGCCTCAAT TGAGGCAATATACAAAAGAAAgatcaacaaaaataaagtgAAGGATGTTGAGAAGCCATTCCATGTCCCACTCCAAGACCGCCACACATGCTGCAAATCTCCTCTCCTCAAACTTGCGTTGCTTCTAATTGTTTCTGCCTCTTTTTTAAAGCTTTTCTACTCTTCTCACCTCTCTTCCACTGACCATTTATCTGCCACAACTTCTCG GAGTCATTTCATGAACAGGTGGATATGGGGAGAAGCAGATTCTCGATACGTATCACATGTGGATACCAACTGGGATGATGTAATGAAAGTTATTGAGAAACTGGATAAAAAGAATGATTACCAGGGAATTGGACTTTTGAACTTCAACACTACTGAGATCACTAATTGGAAGCACTTAATCCCTGATGCCAACCACATTGTTCTTCAACTGCCCAATGCTGACATGAATATAACTTGGGAGACTTTGTATCCTGAATGGATTGATGAGGAGCAAGAAGAAGATGTCCCGGTTTGCCCCACTCTACCGAAGATCCAAGTCCCCGGAAAACGTCTTGATCTGATTGCTGTCAAGCTTCCTTGTAGGAATGAAGGGAATTGGTCTAGGGATGTTGCTCGCTTGCATTTGCAGCTTGCAGCTGCTAATCTTGCAACCTCGGCCAAGGGGTTTTATCCCGTGCATGTTCTTTTTGTTTCGAAATGCTTCCCGATACCGAATATGTTCCCTTGTAAAGAACTTGTCTTACGAAAAAACAATGTCTGGTTATACAAACCAGACTTGAATGTGTTGAGAGAAAAGCTTCAGCTTCCAACTGGTTCTTGTGAACTTGCACTCCCAATTGGGATCAAAG AGCCAACATATTCAGGGAATGCATCTCGAGAAGCATATGCAACGATTCTGCATTCAGCTCACGTATATGTATGTGGGGCTATAGCTGCGGCTCAAAGCATCCGCATGTCTGGTTCGACTCGAGACCTCGTGATACTCGTTGACGAGACTATCAGTGTTTATCATAGGAGTGGACTTGAGGCAGCGGGATGGAAAGTCAGGACGATTCAGAGGATCAGGAATCCAAAAGCCGAAAAAGATGCTTACAACGAATGGAACTACAGCAAGTTCCGGTTATGGCAGCTCACGGATTATGACAAAATCATATTCATCGATGCCGATCTCTTAATTCTTCGGAACATTGATTTCTTATTCGGGATGCCTGAAATATCGGCAACAGGAAACAATGCCACACTTTTCAACTCAGGTGTTATGGTCATTGAGCCTTCAAATTGCACCTTCCAGCTCTTGATGGACCACATTGATGTGTTTGAGTCATACAATGGTGGGGATCAAGGGTACCTAAACGAGGTCTTCACATGGTGGCACCGGATTCCTCGGCACATGAACTTCCTAAAACATTTCTGGATCGGGGACGAAGAAGAAGTTAAGCAAAAGAAAACTCGCCTTTTTGGGGCGGAACCGCCGATCCTTTACGTACTTCACTACCTAGGTATAAAACCATGGCTGTGCTACAAGGACTATGACTGCAACTGGAATGTGGATATAATGCTAGAGTTCGCTAGCGATGTGGCACATGAAAGGTGGTGGAAAGTCCATGATGCAATGCCAGAGAAATTACACCAATTCTGCATGTTGAGATCGAAGCAAAAGGCACAGTTAGAGGTTGATAGAAGGGAGGCTGAGAAGGCGAATTTCAGTGACGGCCATTGGAGAATCAAAGTTAAGGACAGGCGAAGGAAGAAATGTATAGACAATGTATGCTCATGGAGAAGTATGTTAAAACACTGGGGTGAAAGTAACTGGACTGATGATGAATTCTATGTTCCAACACCGCCAGCAATCAACACTGCTTCACTCTCGGGCTTATGA
- the LOC105777586 gene encoding cell wall / vacuolar inhibitor of fructosidase 2: MTSSVYMFLLISLILTSLTNGDAGLIQTTCKTTKYADLCVSILHSDPTSLNSDTKGLALILIRVATANATATSTFLSSQLLTTTNDTILKTVLKECSHMYAFSGDALRASVQDFASESYDYAYMHVMAAADYPNACRNAFRRYPKLIYPQAIASREDELKHICDVVLGLTDHLGF, encoded by the coding sequence ATGACCTCTTCTGTTTACATGTTCCTTCTCATCTCCCTAATCTTAACATCACTCACCAACGGAGATGCTGGTTTAATCCAAACCACTTGCAAAACCACCAAGTATGCTGACCTTTGTGTCTCCATCCTCCACTCCGATCCTACCAGTCTGAATTCAGACACAAAGGGCCTGGCCCTGATCTTGATCCGAGTTGCAACGGCTAATGCCACGGCAACATCGACCTTCTTATCATCCCAATTGCTTACTACCACAAATGACACTATCCTAAAGACAGTTCTAAAAGAATGCTCCCACATGTACGCTTTTTCCGGTGATGCTCTTCGAGCTTCGGTTCAAGATTTTGCCTCGGAATCCTATGATTACGCCTATATGCATGTTATGGCTGCCGCCGATTACCCGAACGCTTGCCGTAATGCGTTCAGAAGGTATCCGAAGCTGATCTATCCGCAAGCAATTGCAAGTAGGGAAGATGAGTTGAAACATATTTGTGATGTGGTATTAGGTCTGACTGATCATCTTGGTTTTTAA
- the LOC105777838 gene encoding uncharacterized protein LOC105777838 translates to MSVDPSGQMNYVDDEASTGSGDDVNMIEGRNKRQSVTPSSSGRRKRSRKATGDAIVDAMLEIAAASKLRASAIMKNEDQFSISKCIKVLDEMQDMSACMDDLDLELDEMELVAAAAGYYYYNSITRHTRCASLPSGSGFMNEVLEGPDDLCREMLRMDKHVFHKLCYTLRHRGMLRDTAGVMIEEQLAIFLNIVGHNERNRVIQERFQHSGETISRHFNNVLKAIKSLSREFLQPPDFTTPPEILNNNRFSPYFKDCVGVIDGMHIPAHVPAKDQSRFRNRKGVLSQNVLAACTFDLQFIFVYPGWEGSVTDSRVLRAVLDDPDQNFPPISQGKYYLVDTGYSNMEGFLAPYLGVRYHLHEYRGSNQLPRNAKELFNHRHSSLRNVIQRAFDVLKTRFPILKLAPQYAFHIQRDIVIAACVLHNYIRREERLDWLFSSIEGATVDELPDFDEQPELQFASSYQEQIASCLRESIATEMWNDFLNKWDQW, encoded by the exons ATGTCAGTTGATCCCAGTGGACAAATGAATTATGTCGACGATGAAGCTTCTACGGGCTCCGGTGATGATGTTAACATGATAGAAGGACGCAACAAGCGTCAATCCGTGACACCATCAAGTTCTGGTCGGCGGAAGAGAAGTCGTAAAGCTACCGGAGATGCCATAGTGGATGCTATGCTAGAAATCGCAGCCGCTTCAAAATTGAGGGCGTCGGCAATTATGAAGAACGAGGACCAGTTTTCTATAAGCAAATGCATAAAGGTGTTAGATGAGATGCAAG ATATGTCGGCTTGCATGGATGACCTGGATTTAGAATTGGATGAGATGGAACTAGTTGCAGCAGCTGCTGGTTACTATTACTATAATAGCATAACTAGGCACACCCGTTGTGCTTCATTACCTAGTGGAAGTGGTTTTATGAATGAGGTGCTAGAAGGACCTGATGATCTTTGTCGAGAGATGCTCCGGATggataaacatgtttttcacaAGCTATGTTACACTCTTCGACATAGAGGTATGTTACGTGATACAGCTGGTGTTATGATTGAGGAGCAGCTGGCGATTTTCTTAAATATTGTGGGTCATAATGAACGTAACAGAGTAATCCAAGAGCGGTTTCAGCATTCGGGTGAAACCATAAGTCgtcattttaataatgttttgaagGCAATCAAGTCGCTTTCACGGGAATTCTTACAGCCCCCAGATTTCACTACTCCTCCggaaattcttaataataatcgATTCTCCCCATATTTCAAG GATTGTGTTGGTGTCATAGATGGAATGCACATCCCTGCACATGTCCCAGCAAAAGACCAGTCTCGTTTTCGAAATAGGAAAGGTGTTCTATCGCAAAATGTTTTGGCAGCCTGCACATTTGATCTAcagtttatatttgtttatccAGGTTGGGAAGGGTCTGTCACCGATTCACGAGTTTTAAGAGCAGTCTTAGATGACCCTGATCAGAATTTTCCTCCGATTTCTCAAG GAAAATATTATCTGGTTGATACTGGTTACTCCAACATGGaaggatttcttgcaccatatTTGGGAGTTCGGTATCACCTGCATGAATATAGAGGTTCCAATCAACTACCCAGAAATGCAAAGGAGCTCTTTAATCATCGGCATTCTTCTCTTAGAAATGTCATACAGAGGGCTTTTGATGTGCTGAAAACTCGATTTCCTATTCTCAAACTAGCCCCACAATATGCCTTCCATATCCAAAGGGACATAGTTATAGCGGCATGTGTTCTACATAATTACATCCGACGTGAGGAAAGACTCGATTGGTTGTTTTCTAGCATTGAGGGGGCGACAGTGGATGAATTGCCTGATTTCGATGAGCAACCTGAGCTGCAATTTGCTTCCTCGTATCAGGAACAAATTGCTTCATGTTTACGAGAATCAATAGCAACAGAAATGTGGAATGATTTCTTAAACAAATGGGATCAGTGGTGA